From a region of the Panicum virgatum strain AP13 chromosome 2K, P.virgatum_v5, whole genome shotgun sequence genome:
- the LOC120695527 gene encoding ethylene receptor 4-like: MARISALSSTLTDDVMAAVLTQTTPHGETASAAAVAAGVSLARRPFDLRALVRDAAAVSGCLARCRGIGFSHRAETSSLPSDCWVVGDDRRKKLSRLCTAPKNPLVFSVLESLRDREFAGVTIPVAGEKSG; this comes from the exons ATGGCCAGGATCAGCGCCCTCTCGTCCACGCTGACCGACGACGTCATGGCGGCGGTGCTGACACAGACGACGCCCCACGGCGAGACGGCGTCGgcggctgctgttgctgccggtgTCAGCCTGGCGAGGAGGCCGTTCGACCTCCGCGCGCTGGTGAGGGACGCGGCCGCCGTGTCCGGGTGCCTCGCCCGCTGCAGGGGGATCGGCTTCTCGCACCGGGCAGAGACGAGCTCTCTGCCCAGCGACTGCTGGGTGGTCGGCGACGACAGGCGT AAAAAGCTGTCACGGTTGTGCACGGCACCAAAAAATCCACTTGTGTTCTCTGTTCTtgagagtttgagagatagaGAGTTCGCCGGAGTAACAATtccggtcgccggtgagaagTCCGGCTGA